From Bicyclus anynana chromosome 7, ilBicAnyn1.1, whole genome shotgun sequence, the proteins below share one genomic window:
- the LOC112057687 gene encoding uncharacterized protein LOC112057687: protein MRYHYLLSLLAAVSTYAAPENLTEQKKSVVPRQVKGASDDLKTSSSSYSHQYSNWGGDYPGGYGFSVTGVGTIDDRRDFDPSYNTLGGYDASSSFKSTGYGNAGYGATGYGGNLGSQGYGQSGYGGYSQSGYGANRPPIGYGTSGFGTSGLDNTGGYFSSAGYGGGNGGYGGYGGNGGLTSYYGYNNPYYQGAGHLGYGYHSKKLGYGNIYNNGITPSLVTGYRGYSRR, encoded by the exons ATGAGATACCATTACCTACTGTCGCTGCTAGCTGCAGTGTCCACGTATGCAGCTCCTGAAAACTTAACAGAGCAAAAGAAATCTGTTGTACCTAGACAAGTAAAAGGAGCCAGCGATGATCTCAAAACATCAAGCAGTTCTT ATTCACATCAGTACTCAAACTGGGGTGGAGACTATCCCGGCGGTTACGGATTTTCTGTCACAGGAGTCGGAACAATAGACGATAGGAGAGATTTTGACCCCAGTTACAATACATTAGGTGGTTACGATGCAAGTAGCTCATTTAAGAGCACCGGCTATGGCAACGCCGGTTACGGCGCAACAGGGTACGGTGGCAATTTAGGGTCACAAGGGTATGGACAAAGTGGATATGGAGGTTATAGCCAAAGCGGTTATGGAGCAAATAGACCACCAATCGGTTATGGTACAAGCGGTTTTGGCACAAGTGGCTTGGATAATACTGGCGGTTATTTCAGCAGTGCAGGATACGGCGGTGGCAATGGCGGATATGGTGGATATGGCGGTAATGGTGGACTGACCTCATATTACGGTTATAACAATCCATATTACCAAGGCGCTGGACATCTCGGATACGGTTACCATAGTAAAAAGCTTGGATATGGTAACATCTACAATAATGGCATCACACCAAGTTTAGTTACAGGTTATAGAGGTTATTCACGAAGATAA